The Setaria italica strain Yugu1 chromosome IX, Setaria_italica_v2.0, whole genome shotgun sequence genome has a window encoding:
- the LOC111255916 gene encoding LOW QUALITY PROTEIN: cell number regulator 11-like (The sequence of the model RefSeq protein was modified relative to this genomic sequence to represent the inferred CDS: deleted 1 base in 1 codon), protein MCSYYLQCVILISVVTAIYNPQIKCSIASNKQPDTSFYHLAQTTIYSTNQHVMGVVCWTLQLLRRCRLLYHCCLTCWCPCVTFGRVAAVVDRGSTSCCMNGTLYVLLLSIGCQWLYTCSKRSSMRAQNNLQESPCLDCCVHFWCDTCALCQEYRELEKRGFNMAKGWEGSNKVVGCVEGMRLPRKQSMCF, encoded by the exons ATGTGTTCATACTATCTGCAATGTGTCATACTAATAAGCGTTGTTACTGCTATATATAATCCCCAGATCAAATGCAGCATTGCCTCAAACAAACAGCCAGACACCTCGTTTTACCATCTAGCACAAACCACAATCTACTCAACCAATCAACATGTCATGGGAGTGGTCTGTTGGACTCTGCagctgcttcggagatgtcggCTCCTGTATCACT GTTGCTTGACTTGCTGGTGCCCCTGCGTTACATTTGGTCGTGTTGCTGCGGTTGTGGACAGAGGCTCCACAT CATGCTGCATGAACGGGACCCTGTATGTTCTGCTACTGTCCATAGGTTGCCAGTGGTTGTATACTTGTAGCAAACGCTCCTCAATGCGGGCGCAA AACAACCTACAAGAATCGCCGTGCTTGGACTGCTGTGTCCACTTCTGGTGCGACACCTGCGCGCTGTGCCAGGAGTACAGAGAGCTCGAGAAGCGCGGCTTCAATATGGCCAAAG gatgggaaggtagCAACAAGGTGGTGGGGTGTGTAGAAGGGATGAGGCTGCCACGAAAGCAATCAATGTGCTTCTAG
- the LOC101763659 gene encoding protein ROOT PRIMORDIUM DEFECTIVE 1, with the protein MGRWSSPKDPALEAALRRNRRWVVNNQIKRLLLRFPSRTAPVRFLQSRFKTLDLMGRAANWLGKYPSCFEVFSADAGGGELEPHFGFTKRMAALVDAEEAAVAASEPAMADRLARVLMLARGRRLQVSKLAALRGPLGLPDDYLLRLLPAHTDLFRLSNPYPHRRNAAELELIRWAPSLAVSAVEAAAAVSNSAPRFNCSLPASWAKSHAKMEDFNSTPYISPYSEEWAVPCTDAEAEKRAVAVVHELLSLTLWRKMSILKLEHFRREFGLPEDTARMLFRYPCLFYVSNRYKIHTVVLREGYEGSELREKDPVVAAKDWLGELMQEGLHEYNQGRRAANIEKKRRRGEIEVKKEEEKVEDEETAQLDSAEKREERRRFYKVLFDDGNR; encoded by the coding sequence ATGGGGCGGTGGTCGTCCCCAAAGGACCCCGCCCTGGAAGCGGCGCTCCGGCGCAACCGCCGCTGGGTCGTGAACAACCAGATcaagcgcctcctcctccgtttCCCTTCCCGCACGGCGCCCGTGAGGTTCCTACAGTCCCGCTTCAAGACGCTCGACCTCATGGGCCGCGCCGCCAACTGGCTCGGCAAGTACCCCTCCTGCTTCGAGGTCTTCTCCGccgacgccggtggcggcgagctGGAGCCCCACTTCGGCTTCACCAAGCGGATGGCGGCGCTCGTcgacgccgaggaggccgcAGTCGCGGCCTCCGAGCCGGCCATGGCGGACCGCCTCGCGCGGGTGCTCATGCTCGCCCGCGGCCGGCGCCTCCAGGTCTCAAAGCTCGCCGCGCTGCGGGGCCCGCTCGGGCTCCCCGACGActacctcctccgcctcctcccggcccACACCGaccttttccgcctctccaacCCGTACCCGCACCGCCGCAACGCAGCCGAGCTGGAGCTCATCCGGTGGGCGCCCTCGCTCGCCGTCTCTGccgtcgaggccgccgcggccgtgagCAACTCCGCCCCGCGGTTCAACTGCTCGTTGCCCGCCTCCTGGGCCAAGTCGCACGCCAAGATGGAGGACTTCAACTCCACGCCTTACATCTCGCCCTACTCGGAGGAGTGGGCCGTGCCGTGCACGGACGCCGAGGCCGAGAAGCGAGCGGTGGCCGTGGTGCACGAACTCCTCTCACTCACGCTGTGGAGAAAGATGTCAATTCTGAAGCTGGAGCATTTCAGGAGGGAGTTTGGACTGCCTGAGGACACGGCAAGGATGCTGTTCCGGTACCCTTGCCTCTTCTATGTGTCGAATAGATACAAGATTCACACGGTGGTGCTGCGCGAGGGGTACGAGGGGTCGGAGTTGAGGGAGAAGGATCCTGTCGTGGCAGCTAAGGATTGGCTTGGGGAGCTCATGCAGGAGGGGCTGCATGAGTATAATCAAGGAAGGCGTGCTGCGAATattgagaagaagaggaggagaggggagatTGAGGTtaagaaagaggaagagaaggtgGAAGATGAGGAAACAGCTCAGCTAGATAGTGcagagaagagggaggagaggagacggTTTTACAAGGTGTTGTTCGATGATGGCAATCGGTGA